In Candidatus Methanoperedens sp., one genomic interval encodes:
- a CDS encoding ATP-dependent Clp protease proteolytic subunit encodes MFEQLNTTDFLIILGALVFLYLLMYPQFQMRAARRKRLSKIRDMEEKWGTKVLTMIHRKEAISMLGLSVYQYIDVEDAEEVLRGIREAKDKPIDLIIHTPGGQLHASVQIARALKNHKSRTRVFIPHYSMSGGTIIALAANEIIMDKDASLGPIDPQVGDFLRGVFPAPSWLHVASKKGLEADDTTLMMSDISEKVLNFMRATVNELLDGKFDDIEKQRKVVEKLIGGEMVHAHLISAKDAIDLGLPVSTELPPEIHEFMKNFRAVRPNVEYLAQD; translated from the coding sequence ATGTTCGAGCAACTGAATACTACGGATTTCCTGATCATCCTCGGTGCGCTGGTTTTCCTGTATCTCCTGATGTATCCGCAATTCCAGATGCGTGCGGCGCGGAGAAAAAGGCTCTCCAAGATCCGGGATATGGAGGAAAAATGGGGTACAAAAGTGCTTACGATGATACATCGAAAGGAAGCGATCTCCATGCTGGGCTTATCTGTCTATCAGTATATAGATGTGGAGGATGCGGAGGAGGTTCTAAGAGGTATACGCGAGGCAAAAGATAAACCTATAGATCTCATCATCCATACGCCGGGGGGACAGCTTCATGCCTCGGTGCAGATAGCAAGAGCATTGAAGAATCACAAATCCAGGACCCGGGTTTTCATTCCTCATTATTCCATGTCGGGCGGGACGATCATCGCCCTTGCGGCAAATGAAATAATAATGGACAAGGATGCCTCCCTCGGTCCGATAGACCCGCAGGTTGGCGATTTCCTGAGGGGCGTTTTTCCAGCGCCCTCGTGGCTCCACGTTGCCAGTAAAAAAGGACTTGAAGCGGACGATACTACCCTTATGATGAGTGATATCTCGGAAAAAGTATTGAATTTCATGAGAGCTACCGTGAACGAACTGCTTGACGGGAAGTTCGATGATATAGAAAAGCAAAGAAAGGTGGTGGAAAAACTGATAGGTGGAGAAATGGTGCATGCGCACCTTATCTCGGCGAAGGATGCAATAGACCTTGGGCTTCCGGTCTCAACAGAACTCCCGCCTGAGATCCATGAATTCATGAAGAATTTCAGGGCGGTCAGGCCAAATGTGGAATACCTGGCGCAGGATTAA